In Diceros bicornis minor isolate mBicDic1 chromosome 23, mDicBic1.mat.cur, whole genome shotgun sequence, a single genomic region encodes these proteins:
- the GABRR2 gene encoding gamma-aminobutyric acid receptor subunit rho-2 isoform X1, translating into MGSSVSWLQTPHAEKQAILFPIAAAPSSWPSSRRAAELPALTLEAEAEDFTMTLYLRHYWKDERLAFSSTSNKSMTFDGRLVKKIWVPDVFFVHSKRSFIHDTTTDNIMLRVFPDGHVLYSMRITVTAMCNMDFSHFPLDSQTCSLELESYAYTDEDLMLYWKNGDESLKTDEKISLSQFLIQKFHTTSRLAFYSSTGWYNRLYINFTLRRHIFFFLLQTYFPATLMVMLSWVSFWIDRRAVPARVSLGITTVLTMSTIITGVNASMPRVSYIKAVDIYLWVSFVFVFLSVLEYAAVNYLTTVQERKERKLQEKCEMPQSRTMMLDGSYSESEANSLAGYPRNHILTEEERQDKIVVHLALSNESNSSRKKGLLKGQRGLRIFQNTHAIDKYSRLIFPASFIFFNLIYWSVFS; encoded by the exons ATGGGCAGCTCAGTCTCCTGGCTCCAAACTCCCCATGCAGAAAAACAAGCTATTCTCTTTCCTATTGCAGCAGCACCATCGTCTTGGCCATCATCCCGCAGGGCTGCAGAACTGCCAGCTCTGACTCTGGAGGCAGAGGCTGAG GACTTCACCATGACCCTGTACCTGCGGCATTACTGGAAGGATGAGAGGCTGGCCTTCTCCAGCACCAGCAACAAGAGCATGACCTTTGATGGCCGGCTGGTAAAGAAGATCTGGGTCCCCGACGTCTTCTTTGTTCACTCCAAAAGGTCATTCATCCACGACACCACCACTGACAACATCATGCTGAGAGTGTTCCCGGATGGGCACGTGCTGTACAGCATGAG GATTACGGTCACTGCCATGTGCAACATGGACTTCAGCCACTTTCCCCTGGACTCCCAGACCTGTTCTTTGGAGCTGGAAAGCT ATGCCTATACAGATGAAGATCTGATGCTGTATTGGAAGAATGGGGATGAGTCCCTGAAAACAGACGAGAAGATCTCCCTGTCTCAGTTTCTGATTCAGAAATTTCACACCACTTCCAGACTGGCCTTCTACAGCAGCACCG GCTGGTACAACCGTCTGTACATTAACTTCACATTGCGTCGCCACATCTTCTTCTTCTTGCTCCAAACCTATTTCCCTGCCACCCTGATGGTCATGCTGTCCTGGGTGTCCTTCTGGATCGACCGCAGAGCAGTGCCCGCCAGAGTTTCACTGg GAATCACCACGGTGCTGACCATGTCCACCATCATCACGGGCGTGAACGCCTCCATGCCCCGCGTCTCCTACATCAAGGCCGTGGACATCTACCTCTGGGTCAGCTTCGTGTTCGTGTTCCTCTCAGTGCTGGAGTACGCAGCCGTCAACTACCTGACCACCGTGCAGGAGCGGAAGGAACGGAAGCTGCAGGAGAAG TGTGAAATGCCTCAGTCAAGAACCATGATGCTGGATGGAAGCTACAGTGAGTCTGAGGCCAACAGCCTGGCCGGGTATCCGAGAAACCATATCCTGACAGAAGAAGAAAGGCAAGACAAAATAGTGGTTCACCTGGCCCTGAGCAATGAATCCAACTCCTCCAGGAAGAAGGGGCTTCTGAAGGGCCAGAGGGGTCTTCGCATCTTCCAGAACACCCATGCCATCGACAAATACTCCAGGTTGATATTCCCTGCCTCCTTCATATTTTTCAACTTAATTTATTGGTCAGTGTTTTCCTAG
- the GABRR2 gene encoding gamma-aminobutyric acid receptor subunit rho-2 isoform X2 codes for MTLYLRHYWKDERLAFSSTSNKSMTFDGRLVKKIWVPDVFFVHSKRSFIHDTTTDNIMLRVFPDGHVLYSMRITVTAMCNMDFSHFPLDSQTCSLELESYAYTDEDLMLYWKNGDESLKTDEKISLSQFLIQKFHTTSRLAFYSSTGWYNRLYINFTLRRHIFFFLLQTYFPATLMVMLSWVSFWIDRRAVPARVSLGITTVLTMSTIITGVNASMPRVSYIKAVDIYLWVSFVFVFLSVLEYAAVNYLTTVQERKERKLQEKCEMPQSRTMMLDGSYSESEANSLAGYPRNHILTEEERQDKIVVHLALSNESNSSRKKGLLKGQRGLRIFQNTHAIDKYSRLIFPASFIFFNLIYWSVFS; via the exons ATGACCCTGTACCTGCGGCATTACTGGAAGGATGAGAGGCTGGCCTTCTCCAGCACCAGCAACAAGAGCATGACCTTTGATGGCCGGCTGGTAAAGAAGATCTGGGTCCCCGACGTCTTCTTTGTTCACTCCAAAAGGTCATTCATCCACGACACCACCACTGACAACATCATGCTGAGAGTGTTCCCGGATGGGCACGTGCTGTACAGCATGAG GATTACGGTCACTGCCATGTGCAACATGGACTTCAGCCACTTTCCCCTGGACTCCCAGACCTGTTCTTTGGAGCTGGAAAGCT ATGCCTATACAGATGAAGATCTGATGCTGTATTGGAAGAATGGGGATGAGTCCCTGAAAACAGACGAGAAGATCTCCCTGTCTCAGTTTCTGATTCAGAAATTTCACACCACTTCCAGACTGGCCTTCTACAGCAGCACCG GCTGGTACAACCGTCTGTACATTAACTTCACATTGCGTCGCCACATCTTCTTCTTCTTGCTCCAAACCTATTTCCCTGCCACCCTGATGGTCATGCTGTCCTGGGTGTCCTTCTGGATCGACCGCAGAGCAGTGCCCGCCAGAGTTTCACTGg GAATCACCACGGTGCTGACCATGTCCACCATCATCACGGGCGTGAACGCCTCCATGCCCCGCGTCTCCTACATCAAGGCCGTGGACATCTACCTCTGGGTCAGCTTCGTGTTCGTGTTCCTCTCAGTGCTGGAGTACGCAGCCGTCAACTACCTGACCACCGTGCAGGAGCGGAAGGAACGGAAGCTGCAGGAGAAG TGTGAAATGCCTCAGTCAAGAACCATGATGCTGGATGGAAGCTACAGTGAGTCTGAGGCCAACAGCCTGGCCGGGTATCCGAGAAACCATATCCTGACAGAAGAAGAAAGGCAAGACAAAATAGTGGTTCACCTGGCCCTGAGCAATGAATCCAACTCCTCCAGGAAGAAGGGGCTTCTGAAGGGCCAGAGGGGTCTTCGCATCTTCCAGAACACCCATGCCATCGACAAATACTCCAGGTTGATATTCCCTGCCTCCTTCATATTTTTCAACTTAATTTATTGGTCAGTGTTTTCCTAG